The region TAACGATATAGATGTCGCTGTCTATCTTGAAGAGTCATTTGCCGTAAAAGAAAATACCATTGACTGTCAGCTTGAGCTTGGGGTTAATCTTGAGAGGGAATTAAAAGGCTACACCGTTGACTGCAGGGTACTTAACACCGCCCCTCTTTCGTTTCGTTTTTCAGTAATTACCTCAGGGGACCTCATCTACTCAAAAGATGAAGCCAAAAGGGTTTCTTTTGAGGTAATGACGAGGAATCTCTACTTTGACTTTAAACCCCATGCTGATTTCTACTATCAAAAGATTGCGTTGGGAAGATAGATGACACCGATTAATCCTGAAGTTGTAACGAGGCTCCTTACTGAAATGGAGCAGGCTGTTGGAAAGTTGAATGTC is a window of Nitrospirota bacterium DNA encoding:
- a CDS encoding nucleotidyltransferase domain-containing protein — protein: MQAAKKYIVNKETRYELIERIAGYFRKDEEVSFAYIYGSFNESGEFNDIDVAVYLEESFAVKENTIDCQLELGVNLERELKGYTVDCRVLNTAPLSFRFSVITSGDLIYSKDEAKRVSFEVMTRNLYFDFKPHADFYYQKIALGR